DNA sequence from the Xenopus tropicalis strain Nigerian chromosome 4, UCB_Xtro_10.0, whole genome shotgun sequence genome:
atgtatgtgagtgtatagattggtgggtgtgggttgtgagtgctgggtttacttggaagggttaaacttgatggtcttttttcaaccctatgtaactatgtattgatACCCATAAATGTACTCTATTCAAGAAATAGAACTCTAAAACTAATAATTAGCTAAGGGGAATCTGCTCTTTATAACACCGCCATTGGGTGTGTCTATATAGAGATTGATTCTAACCCAGGAGAGAGGCTAAGTTATCTGCTCCTTTATCcgatttatatatacatatatattgtactttttttaaaccactaatCTTGTCTTATTGTTTTAATGTATTATGAACTGCCTTatcacagagaaaataaaaattgattttaattaaataaagacattttgtattTGGATTTATATAAGAGCGCCAACTCTATAGTTAGTCGGGATTAAACATTACACAGGATTTGGTGGAGGAAGGCGGCTCCCTAACTTCATTAATGCACTTAATTTAAATAGGAATTTTGGCTATAAAGGCAGTAATTGTGGTGtgcattttaagatttttttttcctttttcacaaTTAGTGAAATTTAAACTTAAAACTTTTTGCACAGTGGCGCGGGTTTAGttgttttaatattaaagtaTATCAGTTGTGTTAGTTGAGGCAAAACTGCACTAGAAGTGGCCCAGAACTGCACACAAACACACCTCACTCCATTCACAACTGATTCAAAGCAAATGGCATCAAGTTACTTTCATAAAATTCCCAAGTGCACAAGTTTCTGGTTTCTCACATATCCCCTGCTTGTGGCATGGTCTTCACTTGTCAATGAGATTATGACAGTTGCATTTCATTGATAGTAATTTGTTCCATGAACATTATTGTTTTTATAGACAGTGCCAGCCAGTATGGGACCAGCTCTCCTAGGGCCCCATGGGAAACTGACAAGCTGACACCACTCTAACAGAAATTGGATATAGGCAGCACCAAGTGGTGTAGGGTTTTATTTGGGCCTACGGTGAAAATAAGGTTTTGTCTAGAATGGGATCCACTAGGGACCCAGCAGGAGATCCTCTGGCAGGCTGGTAGGCCAGTCTAAGCATTGTGGcagcaagttaccctgaactaGAGAATTATAATATAACGGGGATTTAAAACCAAGGCTTTCTTGCTTGATATTATTCTGCCAGTGAGCCCTAATTCAGCAGGCCTGGGGCAAATACAGTCCCTTATCCACCCATCCTTTGTCTACTACTTTTTATTTGTACTAACAatatggtggtacaggtatgggacccgttatccagggacctggggttttccggataaggggtctttctgtaatttggatctcctaccttaagtctgctaaaaacattatttaaacagtaattaaacccaataaggattaattatatcttagctgggatcaattacaaggtactgttttaaagatgtgaattattttattaaaatggagtctatgagagatggactttctgtaattcaaaactttctggatattgggtttccggataaggggtctgatacctataCTATAATAAAAATTTGCACCATGTCTAGTAACTTGTGGTGCAGACTTATCCAAACGTACAAAGTGCACTCAGATCAGATCACGTCTCTCTATTAAGTTGTTTAGGATTTTTCTAGGAtttattaggggcatatttattaaagagcaTGCTCTCAGCTTTACCCCTtgttaaatatgcccctaagttagAAAGCTAATGATATGTGCAAGGGCAGGTACTTATACTTTAATCGCTGTGAAGTACTGTGTAACGTGCTGGCACTATATaagcataattatttaaaaagttgtttatttTATAGATATAAATTCTATGATATCAGAGATATCTCTGTGATGTGCTGTGTATcatattggtgctatataaattaagCATAATGATTAAAAATTGTTTGTTTCTTGTTTTTGAACTTTTCTGTTTCAAAATTCCCTCCCTAGCTTGTTGCTATAGTAACTGATAGGCCATTATGACATCATTGATACAGCAGCTGTGATCCAACAAACATTATCACGGCTTGTTTCCTGCTGAGGGAACaaactggttgctatagtaactggcattgtgacatcatcaacacAGCAGCTGTGATAGGGGGAGTTTCACTTTCCCAGCTCATTTCGCTTTTAGAAATGTTACAGCTAACATTTTGTTACATCTtattctatctatttattatatataaactaatatTCATAAATAATAACCATACTATTTCTAAAAATATGAAATCTTGTGTCAAGAAAAGAACTGTAAGTATACAAAACAAATTTGAAATTACAGATATTTAATAATGAATATAATTTAGATATTTAGTTTATTGGAATGAATGCATGTAACTAATACATGATATAAAAAAGCAGCAGATTTAAAAATAttggcccatatatatatatatatgcaggtatgggacctattatccagaatgcttgggacatggggatATCtggtaatttggatcgccatactttaaatttaaacattaaataaacccaatagggttttttgcccccaataaggggtaattatatcttagttgggatcaagtacaggtactgttttattattacagagaaaagggaatcatttaaccattaaataaacccaatagggctgttctgcccccaataaggggtaattatatcttagttgggatcaagtacaggtactgttttattattacagagaaaagggaataatttaaccattaaataaacccaatagggctgttctgcccccaataaggggtaattatatcttagttgggaccaagtacaggtactgttttattattacagagacaaatcaAATAAATTTCGACATTTTGAATTGTTAGATTctgtgggaggtggccttcccgtaatttgaagctttctggataacaggtcccggataatgaatcccatacctgtatatcacatAAGTAGATGTGTACGTACAGGGACCATGATTCTTCCCTTGTACCAATGATCATATAATATTAGAGCTActgattttaaaggggtggttcaccttcaggtaaacttttagtatattatagaatggcctattcctagcaactttgcctttctcttctgtctctttccatctttcaaatgggggtcactgaccccaacagtaAAAATCGTcctgctctgcgaggctacaattttattgtgactttttaattacttatcattttatttaggccttcatctatttatattccccactctcttttaaaccactgcctggttgctagattaaattgggccctagcaacaagatagcttttgaaattccaaactggagagctgctgaacaaaaaagctaaatatttaaaaaatgtcaaataatagaaaatgaaggccaactgcaaattgtctcaaaatagcacctctacatcatactaaaggttaatttaaaggtgaacaacccctttcaagGTTCTGCCACTAATTCTACTTTGTATCTTTGTGCAGCAGAAGAAACATAAGAAACCTTCAGTGATTGGTCCTTTTGTATTCGTGATGCTGATGCTGATTGGGCTACTCCCTTGTTGTGAGACCACATCAGGTAATTATAGGATTCTATTATTTTGCACCAATGTGCCAGTATAAATGATTTCCCCTTGTTTCTTAGCTCTCCATGTCTAATTACAGTATAACCCTACAGACTGTAGCTCTGGGTTCTTACattgctttttcttttatttctttcagcTGTTAAACGCATCACATTATTCAGGCACAAAATCGCACTTAAGGCTGGTACTCGGAGTCTACTTCCCTGCATGTTCTACTCCGACAGTGCACTTAATCCAGCCGAACTTGCATTAGAATGGGGGAaggttcctgtaggtgggggaaAGTACACCACTTTAATCCACCTTAACAGCAGCAGTGTTAAGACCTTCCATGAGAACAGTGAGAAATACCAGCTCTTTGTCTCTCTGGTGCCAAGTGGGAACTGTACTCTGATTATCAATCCCACAGAAGACACGGACAGTGGAACATATGAATTCTGGATGTTGGTGAATGAGGAACTGTATGAACCCTCTTCCAAGATCAAAGTTGACATTTTGGATGAAAAGAAAACTTCTTGTAAGTCTTTGAAATAtcatgttttaaagggaaagaaatAGGGAATTGTCTAAGAAAAATCTAATATAGATTTTCAATTTTAGTGTTGAATGGTTTGTGGGACCTACTCTTGCATGGGCATTAAAGTTACTGCCCCATCTTACTTACTTGTTATATCAGTCATTTTAGGCCATTGGCGCTCTTTTCTtactcatcttttttttttttttacagctcaaTCACGGGCATTTTGGTCCAAGAAAACTACAACCGCTCCAACTATTACAACTACTAGAACCACTCCAATGACTAAAACCACTAGAACAACTACAACTACTAGAACTACTACCACCACTCCAACTAGTAGAACTACTGTAAGAACCAGCACAAAGCCGCCAGCTACAGACAATAGTGATAACACCATGAGCGCGGTACCTGTAGCGCTGCTCATTGTCCTACCAGCGCTTGTGCCAGCCATAGTCATTTTAGGACTTGTAAGGTAAGTCAAGCACACAATTACCTGTAGATTGCTTGTTTAGAATTATTCCCAAATGTTTCTGTGCTAGACATTATCGAAAGTGCAtagatgcaataataataataataattaataatagctCGCTATTAAGAAAGTCTTCATGAACTGTAATCttgttttattcttacagttATCTGTATTGCAAATTGAAGTTTAAACGTGAATCTGTGGATGTAGAAAACCCACAAGTGAGCACCCCAGCAACAGAGTCTCAGAGGTATGTAAGCCTGAAATGTCTTCTTTCCCTTTAGTCTCCTAAATCCATGACTTTCTATTCACTTCTATCTTATCTATCATGGAATGCATACATTCTGCATTGATTCTATAAACGATTATTTAGTGAAAGGCtattaataatacattaataatgcttttatttgtgtTATAAACCAATCGTTCACCAAAAAAGCAGATTAGCTAATAAAATGATGCTGTTA
Encoded proteins:
- the LOC116410543 gene encoding cell wall protein DAN4-like, whose translation is MLMLIGLLPCCETTSAVKRITLFRHKIALKAGTRSLLPCMFYSDSALNPAELALEWGKVPVGGGKYTTLIHLNSSSVKTFHENSEKYQLFVSLVPSGNCTLIINPTEDTDSGTYEFWMLVNEELYEPSSKIKVDILDEKKTSSQSRAFWSKKTTTAPTITTTRTTPMTKTTRTTTTTRTTTTTPTSRTTVRTSTKPPATDNSDNTMSAVPVALLIVLPALVPAIVILGLVSYLYCKLKFKRESVDVENPQVSTPATESQSATTLEVEEEETSEEEETSKEETSEEEETSKEETSEEEETSEEEETNEDGNEK